One Tripterygium wilfordii isolate XIE 37 chromosome 10, ASM1340144v1, whole genome shotgun sequence DNA segment encodes these proteins:
- the LOC120007917 gene encoding probable WRKY transcription factor 69, with protein MVMDGSLPPKLDSEVSELKPETQTSKKRKVVQKSVVTVKIGTNVGKQKNEGPPSDFWSWRKYGQKPIKGSPHPRGYYRCSTSKGCSAKKQVERCSTDASVLIITYTSSHNHPGPDITSLTQQPKEPQTLPITVDHPISPKEEQLQEQEEERQEQPLMTTSDVDASEDHFHYLQSPISSSQDLIFVNQEPPFTETLDKTSDTHLGFLLDREAISCPHLMTFPPVPRSEENDFFDELEELDTSSALTSFMRSSFSNERIPVVPL; from the exons ATGGTCATGGATGGCTCTCTCCCCCCAAAATTGGACTCGGAAGTTTCAGAACTCAAACCAGAAACTCAAACATCCAAGAAAAG GAAGGTGGTTCAGAAGAGTGTAGTCACAGTGAAAATTGGAACCAATGTTGGGAAGCAAAAGAATGAAGGGCCACCTTCTGATTTCTGGTCTTGGAGGAAGTATGGGCAAAAACCCATCAAAGGATCTCCACATCCTAG GGGTTATTACAGGTGCAGCACATCAAAGGGTTGTTCAGCCAAAAAACAAGTTGAGAGATGTAGCACCGATGCTTCAGTCCTGATCATCACTTACACTTCTAGCCATAACCATCCAGGCCCTGACATAACCAGCCTGACCCAACAACCAAAGGAGCCTCAAACTTTGCCAATTACTGTAGATCACCCCATATCACCTAAAGAAGAACAGCTGCAGGAACAAGAGGAGGAGAGGCAGGAGCAGCCCCTTATGACAACCAGTGACGTAGATGCAAGTGAAGATCACTTTCATTACCTACAGTCCCCAATAAGTAGTTCTCAAGATCTAATATTTGTAAACCAAGAACCACCCTTTACAGAGACCCTGGACAAAACCAGTGACACCCATCTGGGTTTTCTCTTGGACAGAGAAGCCATCTCTTGTCCTCATCTCATGACATTTCCTCCAGTACCCAGATCCGAAGAAAATGACTTCTTTGATGAGCTTGAAGAACTGGATACATCTTCAGCTTTAACCAGCTTCATGAGGAGCAGTTTTTCCAATGAAAGGATTCCTGTTGTCCCTCTTTGA